In Rhinoraja longicauda isolate Sanriku21f chromosome 6, sRhiLon1.1, whole genome shotgun sequence, the following proteins share a genomic window:
- the LOC144594495 gene encoding casein kinase I isoform X1: MELRVGNRYRLGRKIGSGSFGDIYLGTDIAAGEEVAIKLECVKTKHPQLHIESKIYKMMQGGVGIPNIKWCGAEGDYNVMVMELLGPSLEDLFNFCSRKFSLKTVLLLADQMISRIEFIHSKNFIHRDVKPDNFLMGLGKKGNLVYIIDFGLAKKYRDARTHQHIPYRENKNLTGTARYASINTHLGIEQSRRDDLESLGYVLMYFNLGSLPWQGLKAATKRQKYERISEKKMSTPIESLCKGYSSEFATYLNFCRSLRFDDKPDYSYLRQLFRNLFHRQGFSYDYVFDWNMLKFGANRAADEDRDRKEREERLKHSRNPAARGLPSTASGRLKGNQEVAPQTPLTPTSHTANTSPRPVSGMERERKVSMRLHRGAAVNVSSTDLTGRQDASRMSTSQIPARVTTSGIPSSVPR; this comes from the exons ATGGAGCTGAGAGTGGGCAACAGGTACCGGCTCGGCAGGAAGATCGGCAGCGGCTCCTTCGGAGACATTTACCTGG GGACCGACATTGCTGCAGGAGAGGAGGTAGCCATTAAACTGGAATGTGTGAAAACCAAACACCCCCAATTGCACATTGAGAGCAAGATCTACAAGATGATGCAAGGAGGAG TTGGGATCCCCAACATCAAATGGTGTGGCGCGGAGGGAGATTACAATGTAATGGTGATGGAACTGCTTGGACCAAGTCTTGAAGATCTCTTTAACTTCTGTTCTCGTAAATTCAGCCTAAAGACAGTCCTCCTCCTTGCTGATCAGATG ATCAGCAGAATCGAGTTCATTCattcaaagaatttcatccacCGCGATGTGAAACCGGACAACTTCCTAATGGGACTGGGAAAGAAAGGCAACCTGGTCTACATTATTGACTTTGGGCTAGCAAAAAAGTACCGGGACGCACGAACACATCAACATATACCGTATCGTGAAAATAAGAACCTTACAGGAACGGCTCGATACGCCTCCATAAATACACACTTGGGAATAG AGCAAAGCAGACGTGATGATCTGGAGTCTCTAGGCTATGTTTTGATGTACTTTAACTTGGGgtcgctgccttggcaaggtctGAAGGCAGCAACAAAAAGGCAGAAAtatgagcgcattagtgaaaagaAAATGTCAACGCCCATTGAATCTCTCTGCAAAGGTTACTCGT CCGAGTTTGCTACTTACTTGAACTTCTGCCGCTCCCTGCGTTTCGATGACAAACCAGACTACTCGTACTTGAGGCAATTATTTCGAAACCTTTTCCACCGACAAGGCTTCTCCTATGACTATGTCTTTGACTGGAACATGCTCAAATTT GGAGCCAACAGAGCAGCAGACGAAGATCGGGATCGCAAGGAGCGCGAGGAACGGCTGAAGCACAGTCGAAATCCAGCAGCTCGCGGCTTACCCTCCACCGCCTCAGGGAGACTGAAGGGAAATCAGGAAGTGGCCCCACAGACACCTCTCACTCCCACATCCCACACCG CTAATACATCCCCACGCCCTGTCTCAGGCATGGAACGGGAGCGTAAAGTCAGCATGAGGTTACACCGCGGTGCTGCCGTTAATGTTTCCTCAACAGATCTCACTGGCCGTCAGGACGCATCACGAATGTCAACATCACAG
- the LOC144594495 gene encoding casein kinase I isoform X2, which produces MELRVGNRYRLGRKIGSGSFGDIYLGTDIAAGEEVAIKLECVKTKHPQLHIESKIYKMMQGGVGIPNIKWCGAEGDYNVMVMELLGPSLEDLFNFCSRKFSLKTVLLLADQMISRIEFIHSKNFIHRDVKPDNFLMGLGKKGNLVYIIDFGLAKKYRDARTHQHIPYRENKNLTGTARYASINTHLGIEQSRRDDLESLGYVLMYFNLGSLPWQGLKAATKRQKYERISEKKMSTPIESLCKGYSSEFATYLNFCRSLRFDDKPDYSYLRQLFRNLFHRQGFSYDYVFDWNMLKFGANRAADEDRDRKEREERLKHSRNPAARGLPSTASGRLKGNQEVAPQTPLTPTSHTANTSPRPVSGMERERKVSMRLHRGAAVNVSSTDLTGRQDASRMSTSQNSLSFEHQGM; this is translated from the exons ATGGAGCTGAGAGTGGGCAACAGGTACCGGCTCGGCAGGAAGATCGGCAGCGGCTCCTTCGGAGACATTTACCTGG GGACCGACATTGCTGCAGGAGAGGAGGTAGCCATTAAACTGGAATGTGTGAAAACCAAACACCCCCAATTGCACATTGAGAGCAAGATCTACAAGATGATGCAAGGAGGAG TTGGGATCCCCAACATCAAATGGTGTGGCGCGGAGGGAGATTACAATGTAATGGTGATGGAACTGCTTGGACCAAGTCTTGAAGATCTCTTTAACTTCTGTTCTCGTAAATTCAGCCTAAAGACAGTCCTCCTCCTTGCTGATCAGATG ATCAGCAGAATCGAGTTCATTCattcaaagaatttcatccacCGCGATGTGAAACCGGACAACTTCCTAATGGGACTGGGAAAGAAAGGCAACCTGGTCTACATTATTGACTTTGGGCTAGCAAAAAAGTACCGGGACGCACGAACACATCAACATATACCGTATCGTGAAAATAAGAACCTTACAGGAACGGCTCGATACGCCTCCATAAATACACACTTGGGAATAG AGCAAAGCAGACGTGATGATCTGGAGTCTCTAGGCTATGTTTTGATGTACTTTAACTTGGGgtcgctgccttggcaaggtctGAAGGCAGCAACAAAAAGGCAGAAAtatgagcgcattagtgaaaagaAAATGTCAACGCCCATTGAATCTCTCTGCAAAGGTTACTCGT CCGAGTTTGCTACTTACTTGAACTTCTGCCGCTCCCTGCGTTTCGATGACAAACCAGACTACTCGTACTTGAGGCAATTATTTCGAAACCTTTTCCACCGACAAGGCTTCTCCTATGACTATGTCTTTGACTGGAACATGCTCAAATTT GGAGCCAACAGAGCAGCAGACGAAGATCGGGATCGCAAGGAGCGCGAGGAACGGCTGAAGCACAGTCGAAATCCAGCAGCTCGCGGCTTACCCTCCACCGCCTCAGGGAGACTGAAGGGAAATCAGGAAGTGGCCCCACAGACACCTCTCACTCCCACATCCCACACCG CTAATACATCCCCACGCCCTGTCTCAGGCATGGAACGGGAGCGTAAAGTCAGCATGAGGTTACACCGCGGTGCTGCCGTTAATGTTTCCTCAACAGATCTCACTGGCCGTCAGGACGCATCACGAATGTCAACATCACAG